Proteins from a single region of Bdellovibrio bacteriovorus HD100:
- the mazG gene encoding nucleoside triphosphate pyrophosphohydrolase codes for MPHIPSNLRHIESLVEIVASLRGPGGCPWDKEQTHESLTQYAIEETHELVEALELPASDASKDLKMKEELGDVLFQVVLHAQLAAERGAFTLEDVIAGISEKLVRRHPHVFSDTQVADTAEVIRNWEEIKKQEKATSAAPSPYALNVPPLPALQKAYKIGKRTEKLKFDWEDMDGVLANVEEEYQELREALDEGNDSEIEHELGDALFSLAQLGRHVQMEPEQVLRKANQRFENRFNMMVELVEKDQKDFSAMTLEQKEEYWKKAKLLLKKK; via the coding sequence ATGCCGCATATTCCCTCCAACTTACGTCATATTGAGTCCTTAGTCGAGATCGTAGCGTCTTTGCGCGGTCCCGGAGGATGTCCCTGGGATAAAGAGCAAACTCATGAGTCTTTGACTCAATACGCAATTGAAGAGACCCACGAACTGGTGGAAGCCCTGGAACTGCCCGCTTCCGATGCCAGCAAGGATCTGAAAATGAAAGAAGAGCTGGGGGATGTCCTCTTCCAAGTGGTTCTGCACGCTCAGCTTGCCGCCGAACGTGGAGCTTTTACTCTGGAAGACGTGATTGCCGGAATCAGTGAAAAACTGGTGCGCCGACACCCGCATGTTTTCTCTGACACCCAGGTTGCCGACACCGCCGAAGTCATCCGCAACTGGGAAGAAATCAAGAAACAAGAGAAGGCTACTTCTGCTGCACCGTCGCCATACGCCTTGAACGTGCCTCCCCTGCCGGCTTTGCAGAAAGCCTACAAAATCGGCAAACGCACTGAAAAGTTGAAATTCGACTGGGAAGACATGGACGGCGTCCTTGCGAATGTGGAAGAGGAATATCAGGAGCTGCGTGAAGCTTTGGATGAAGGCAATGACAGCGAGATCGAACACGAACTGGGCGATGCCCTGTTTTCGCTCGCCCAACTGGGACGTCATGTGCAGATGGAACCCGAGCAGGTTCTGCGCAAAGCCAATCAGCGCTTTGAAAATCGCTTCAATATGATGGTGGAACTTGTTGAAAAAGACCAAAAGGATTTTTCTGCAATGACTCTGGAACAAAAAGAAGAGTACTGGAAAAAAGCCAAACTGCTTTTGAAGAAGAAATAA
- a CDS encoding HD family phosphohydrolase: MQRGKNPKKGESPAKRVNYEDHSLKFLDWVDSIGLEKTFLGRVVQLMEEKFFIRRAALIFLYCVLLSYTIFYQFDIPYNFNVGDVAKYDVTSPMGFEMTDEVTTEEKRLKAEYSVPIVYDYDTSVFERVSVNLIHSFRTMRAYYRETQWPKAHAQYRVAVKDFFQYKKQFEKELGVGVSDFMFEWLIDLKFNPRIEAIVIRNLENWYDRKVAEAPDRFIPASQATVLGRVVHKNNLGKEFPIPREEILDLQSPENFELELKKDLNRFSESDQANILYFARSLVVPNMTLNKQETASRRQAARDAVIPVTITIKKNQNIIAQGSVVQPFQMAVIKQIENIRADKRKDIMSLSMALMLSVAILVFFSYLKRFTINKVKIEFKDVSVMMLIAFGIIFFTKIYMFITDAAFASKLGHFLPPAIFLYAAPVAAGPMLVGLLITYGEIVWLFTAFLSVCLGIMVDYNFAFMFVSLVGGIAAARGVYNCKTRNDVYFAGVRTGLVNAAMIAFILTMTKFDQEGGVKEILLSIPAGFLGGIFSALVAMMFVPLLESVFSYTTDVKLLELSNLNHPLLKEMIVKAPGTYHHSMMVGSMVEAAAEEIGANPLLGKVMCYYHDIGKMEHANYFIENQKPGHNPHDHISPFMSKTLLIAHVKDGVEMGMAYKLGKPIIDGVLQHHGTTLISYFYNKALDLKKEDGPEIGEEDFRYPGPKPQFREAALCMLADSIEAAARSLDEPTPARLQNIVKNITQRKFSDGQLDECNLTLKDISKVEAAFIRILLGIYHQRIDYPRSAGGGLGDVGQTTPSQG, from the coding sequence ATGCAACGAGGTAAAAATCCAAAAAAGGGCGAAAGCCCAGCCAAGCGGGTTAACTATGAGGATCACAGTCTGAAGTTTTTGGACTGGGTGGATTCCATCGGTTTGGAGAAAACATTCCTGGGTCGTGTTGTGCAACTCATGGAAGAAAAATTCTTCATTCGTCGCGCTGCTTTGATCTTCCTGTATTGCGTTCTGCTTTCTTACACAATCTTCTATCAGTTCGACATTCCGTACAATTTCAACGTCGGTGATGTGGCCAAGTACGATGTCACTTCGCCGATGGGTTTTGAGATGACTGACGAAGTCACCACCGAGGAAAAACGCCTGAAGGCGGAATACTCGGTGCCGATTGTTTATGATTATGACACCAGCGTCTTTGAGCGGGTGTCCGTCAACCTGATTCACTCTTTCCGCACCATGCGTGCCTATTACCGTGAAACCCAGTGGCCGAAAGCACATGCTCAGTACCGGGTGGCGGTGAAGGATTTCTTCCAGTATAAAAAGCAGTTTGAAAAAGAGCTGGGCGTGGGTGTTTCTGATTTTATGTTCGAGTGGCTGATTGATCTGAAGTTCAATCCGCGCATTGAAGCCATCGTCATCCGCAACCTAGAAAACTGGTACGACCGTAAAGTGGCGGAGGCACCGGACCGCTTTATCCCGGCCAGCCAGGCCACGGTCTTAGGCCGTGTGGTGCACAAAAACAATCTGGGTAAAGAGTTCCCCATTCCGCGGGAAGAGATCCTGGATCTTCAGTCCCCGGAAAACTTTGAACTGGAACTGAAAAAAGACCTGAATCGTTTCTCGGAAAGTGATCAGGCCAATATCCTGTACTTTGCGCGTTCCTTGGTCGTGCCGAACATGACCCTGAACAAGCAGGAAACTGCCAGCCGCCGCCAGGCCGCGCGTGATGCGGTGATCCCGGTGACGATCACCATCAAAAAGAACCAGAATATTATCGCTCAAGGGTCGGTGGTTCAGCCGTTCCAGATGGCGGTGATCAAACAAATCGAAAACATCCGCGCCGACAAACGTAAAGACATCATGTCGCTGTCCATGGCCCTGATGTTGTCGGTGGCCATTCTGGTGTTCTTCTCGTACCTGAAGCGTTTCACCATCAATAAAGTGAAAATCGAATTCAAAGACGTGTCGGTCATGATGCTGATTGCTTTTGGCATCATCTTCTTTACCAAGATCTACATGTTCATCACCGATGCGGCCTTCGCCTCGAAGTTGGGCCACTTCCTGCCTCCGGCGATCTTCCTGTATGCAGCTCCGGTGGCGGCGGGTCCGATGCTGGTGGGTCTTTTGATCACTTACGGTGAAATTGTGTGGCTGTTCACAGCCTTCCTGTCCGTGTGCCTGGGCATCATGGTGGATTACAACTTTGCCTTTATGTTTGTGTCCCTGGTGGGCGGTATCGCGGCGGCGCGCGGGGTGTACAACTGTAAAACCCGTAACGACGTTTATTTTGCCGGTGTGCGCACGGGTCTGGTGAATGCGGCGATGATTGCGTTTATTCTGACCATGACTAAGTTCGACCAAGAGGGCGGAGTAAAAGAGATTCTGCTGTCGATCCCGGCGGGTTTCCTGGGCGGTATTTTCTCGGCCCTGGTGGCGATGATGTTTGTTCCGCTGCTGGAATCCGTCTTTAGCTACACCACGGACGTAAAACTGCTTGAGCTGAGCAACTTGAATCACCCGCTGCTGAAAGAAATGATCGTGAAAGCCCCGGGAACTTATCACCATTCGATGATGGTGGGTTCGATGGTGGAAGCGGCGGCGGAAGAAATCGGTGCCAATCCGTTGTTGGGTAAAGTTATGTGCTATTACCACGACATCGGCAAGATGGAGCACGCCAATTACTTTATCGAAAACCAGAAGCCGGGCCACAACCCGCATGATCATATTTCTCCGTTCATGAGTAAAACCCTGCTGATCGCCCACGTAAAAGACGGGGTGGAAATGGGGATGGCTTACAAACTGGGTAAACCCATCATTGACGGGGTTTTGCAGCACCACGGAACGACGCTGATTTCTTATTTCTACAACAAAGCTCTGGATCTGAAAAAAGAAGACGGTCCTGAAATTGGGGAAGAGGACTTCCGCTATCCAGGTCCGAAACCGCAGTTCCGCGAAGCTGCTTTGTGTATGCTTGCCGACAGTATCGAAGCTGCGGCTCGTTCTTTGGATGAGCCGACTCCGGCGCGTTTGCAAAATATCGTTAAGAACATCACGCAAAGAAAGTTCTCTGACGGGCAGTTGGATGAATGTAATCTGACCCTGAAAGACATCTCCAAGGTCGAGGCGGCGTTCATCCGCATCCTTCTGGGTATCTATCACCAGCGTATTGATTATCCTCGCAGTGCCGGGGGTGGTTTGGGTGACGTGGGTCAAACCACGCCATCGCAGGGTTAG
- the ybeY gene encoding rRNA maturation RNase YbeY, with amino-acid sequence MEVLIVNESKHAAPRKFIQTWMQLVVTELKRKKVLKAEQARRELTLVFLDKKPAQKINMEFRGKNYATDVLSFDSMDPGSLGELVLCPEVLKRQSKEHGLTYQQELGYMLLHGVLHLLGYDHETSEAEALEMFGIQDAAFEVLLKKVSAK; translated from the coding sequence ATGGAAGTTTTAATCGTCAATGAATCCAAACACGCAGCCCCACGCAAGTTCATCCAAACCTGGATGCAGCTTGTGGTGACAGAGCTAAAGCGTAAAAAAGTGCTGAAGGCTGAGCAGGCCCGTCGGGAACTGACGCTGGTGTTTTTGGATAAAAAACCCGCGCAGAAAATCAATATGGAGTTTCGGGGTAAGAACTACGCCACGGATGTTTTGAGTTTTGACTCGATGGATCCGGGGTCTTTGGGGGAGCTTGTTTTGTGCCCCGAGGTTTTAAAGCGTCAATCCAAAGAGCATGGACTCACGTATCAGCAGGAGCTGGGTTATATGCTGCTTCATGGGGTGCTGCACTTGTTGGGTTATGACCACGAGACCAGTGAGGCCGAGGCACTGGAAATGTTCGGCATTCAGGATGCGGCTTTCGAAGTCCTTTTGAAAAAAGTTTCCGCCAAATAA
- the prfB gene encoding peptide chain release factor 2 (programmed frameshift) has translation MSIVTEASEIKSKIVSLEAFSKELRGYFDLDRKKKRLEEISIQAENPALWEKPAEMQKLNKEKALLEKAVGEFDAFASRLSDSKVLLEMAEEAQDEGSFSEAKAEVVALEKLGEELELKRVLNGELDSNSSYLSINSGAGGTESCDWASMLLRMYTRYADKHGFKVQIIEMTEGEGAGIKSCTLLIEGPYAYGYLKAESGVHRLVRISPFDSNARRHTSFASVFAWAEVDDDINIEVRPDDLKVDTFRASGAGGQHVNRTDSAVRMTHIPSGVIVTCQVERSQIQNREKALKMLKARLYEMEIEKRNAEKDAMNSQKKANEWGSQIRSYVMHPYQMVKDHRTDFETNQVDDVMDGDLDGFIMSYLKSTLTAESQPS, from the exons ATGTCTATCGTTACTGAAGCCTCTGAAATAAAAAGCAAAATCGTGTCTCTCGAAGCCTTCTCGAAGGAGCTTCGGGGGTAT TTTGACTTAGATCGCAAGAAAAAGCGCCTGGAAGAGATCTCCATTCAGGCTGAAAATCCCGCACTCTGGGAAAAACCTGCTGAAATGCAAAAGCTGAACAAAGAAAAAGCCCTGCTTGAAAAAGCCGTGGGGGAATTCGACGCCTTTGCAAGTCGCTTGAGCGACTCCAAGGTTCTGCTGGAAATGGCCGAAGAAGCCCAGGATGAAGGCAGTTTCTCTGAAGCCAAAGCCGAGGTCGTGGCACTGGAAAAGTTGGGGGAAGAGCTTGAGTTGAAACGAGTTCTGAACGGCGAATTGGACAGCAACAGCTCGTATCTGTCCATCAACTCCGGGGCAGGTGGTACGGAGTCCTGTGACTGGGCCTCCATGCTTTTGCGTATGTACACGCGTTATGCTGACAAGCATGGCTTTAAAGTTCAAATCATCGAGATGACCGAGGGCGAGGGTGCCGGGATTAAATCCTGCACGCTTTTGATCGAAGGCCCTTATGCCTATGGATATCTGAAGGCGGAATCCGGAGTGCATCGTCTGGTGCGTATTTCTCCGTTTGATTCCAATGCCCGTCGCCATACATCTTTTGCGTCCGTGTTTGCCTGGGCGGAAGTGGATGATGACATCAATATCGAAGTTCGTCCTGATGATCTGAAAGTGGACACCTTCCGCGCCAGCGGGGCCGGTGGCCAGCACGTCAACAGAACGGATTCTGCGGTTCGTATGACTCACATTCCATCCGGGGTTATTGTGACCTGTCAGGTGGAAAGATCTCAGATTCAGAACCGTGAAAAAGCCCTGAAGATGTTGAAAGCGCGCCTTTATGAAATGGAAATCGAAAAGCGCAACGCGGAAAAAGACGCGATGAATTCCCAGAAAAAAGCCAATGAATGGGGTTCGCAGATTCGCTCTTACGTGATGCATCCTTATCAGATGGTGAAAGATCACCGCACTGATTTTGAAACCAATCAGGTCGATGACGTGATGGACGGGGATCTGGATGGATTTATCATGTCTTACTTGAAATCGACTTTGACGGCAGAAAGTCAGCCTTCGTGA
- a CDS encoding ABC transporter permease, whose product MKSSLPWLSWRLLFSRKTMFGGSAPLALLGLVLGVAALVASMAVMSGFENTLKTAMAEVSGHAQVVKRSRFPDDWKELEERIRKAEPTLVNTSRFVFIEAVLANKGQISGVLIQGVDTQRVNEVLNFKRRVLSGTDDLNVASDVPLALVGKNLAKKMNLNVGDTFRVVVPVADSVDPSKFQRRVGAFKVQGILDLGKHDWNERFILSDLKATQDLADIGDRYSGLLLKFQDVDHARDAAFNLSAVLGSPYWVRDWRDANENLFEAINVERPGIFFVVLVITIVAAFNVSATLFVNVVRRFKDIAILKTVGLSQKDIMKIFVCQGLFMGLVGIVLGFALGVGIAYLFEFMQGRLSLISGEVYRLENIELQIRFVDGVAICVATLVICLIATIAPARRGAKLEPVEGLRSE is encoded by the coding sequence GTGAAGTCTTCATTGCCTTGGCTTTCCTGGCGACTGCTTTTCTCGCGCAAAACCATGTTTGGCGGCTCGGCTCCTTTGGCCTTGCTCGGACTGGTTTTGGGGGTGGCAGCGCTGGTGGCCTCGATGGCGGTGATGAGTGGTTTTGAAAACACTCTAAAAACAGCCATGGCCGAAGTGTCTGGCCACGCACAAGTGGTGAAGCGCTCGCGCTTTCCGGATGACTGGAAAGAACTGGAAGAGCGCATTCGCAAAGCCGAACCCACGCTGGTTAACACCAGCCGTTTTGTCTTTATTGAGGCGGTTTTGGCCAACAAAGGTCAGATCTCAGGTGTTCTGATTCAAGGTGTGGACACTCAGCGGGTCAATGAGGTTTTGAACTTCAAACGCCGTGTTCTGAGCGGAACAGATGATCTGAATGTGGCCAGTGATGTGCCTTTGGCGCTGGTGGGTAAAAATCTGGCAAAAAAAATGAATCTGAATGTCGGAGACACCTTCCGTGTGGTGGTTCCGGTCGCGGACTCTGTGGATCCGTCAAAGTTCCAGCGCCGGGTGGGGGCTTTTAAAGTCCAGGGCATTTTGGACCTGGGAAAGCACGACTGGAATGAGCGGTTTATTCTGTCTGATTTGAAGGCCACCCAGGATCTGGCGGATATCGGAGATCGTTATTCGGGCTTGTTGTTGAAGTTCCAGGATGTGGATCATGCCCGTGACGCCGCTTTCAATTTGAGTGCGGTTTTGGGATCCCCTTATTGGGTGCGCGACTGGCGCGATGCCAATGAAAACCTTTTTGAAGCCATCAATGTCGAGCGGCCGGGAATCTTTTTCGTGGTTTTGGTGATCACCATTGTGGCGGCCTTCAATGTGTCGGCGACTTTATTTGTGAACGTGGTTCGTCGTTTCAAGGACATTGCCATTCTAAAGACCGTGGGTCTGTCGCAAAAAGACATTATGAAAATCTTTGTCTGCCAGGGCTTGTTTATGGGCCTGGTGGGGATCGTTCTGGGGTTTGCTCTGGGGGTCGGGATTGCCTATCTGTTTGAATTCATGCAGGGGCGTTTAAGTCTGATTTCCGGCGAGGTGTATCGTTTGGAAAATATTGAATTGCAAATTCGTTTCGTCGATGGCGTGGCCATCTGTGTTGCGACACTTGTGATCTGTTTGATTGCCACGATCGCACCGGCACGTCGCGGAGCGAAGCTGGAGCCGGTGGAGGGACTGAGAAGTGAATAG